From the genome of Candidatus Methylopumilus rimovensis, one region includes:
- the glnL gene encoding nitrogen regulation protein NR(II): MKKNTIPSLTPELKGIEHLASAVLLCDVEGHILYMNPSAEILFGLSAKHIYKMSLDEVFPYADILKLAISQALNNDTPYREHEFLITTLKHQSFSVTCTITPIQSDSIRYILEFQQMDQQLRIAKEERMLIQQQANSELIRNLAHEIRNPLGGLRGAAQLLEHELPDPSLKEYTQVIIKEADRLQSLMDRLLVPHQKPKYEPTNIHEVLERVRSLLLAESPDEIKIQRDYDTSLPDIIGDREKLIQAVLNIARNAVQAMHEKQQHGLIIFKTRAERQIMLAKKRYRVGIKLDIIDNGPGIPPGIRDKIFYPLVSGREGGSGLGLSLAQTYVSQHQGMIECKSEPGQTIFTILLPIKDLDTKEIPVHNNQESQGSSL, from the coding sequence ATGAAAAAAAATACCATCCCATCACTAACCCCTGAATTAAAGGGGATTGAACACTTAGCGAGTGCGGTATTGCTATGTGATGTCGAGGGCCATATTTTGTACATGAATCCATCCGCTGAAATTTTATTTGGTTTAAGCGCTAAACATATTTATAAGATGTCGCTTGATGAGGTATTTCCATATGCCGATATTTTAAAACTAGCCATCAGCCAAGCTTTAAATAATGACACCCCTTATCGTGAACATGAATTTTTGATTACCACATTAAAGCATCAATCATTTTCTGTGACATGTACCATCACCCCAATTCAAAGCGATTCGATTCGTTATATTCTTGAATTCCAACAGATGGATCAGCAATTAAGAATCGCAAAAGAAGAGCGTATGTTGATTCAGCAACAAGCCAACTCTGAATTGATTCGAAATTTAGCGCACGAAATTAGAAATCCATTAGGTGGGTTACGAGGAGCCGCTCAGCTTCTAGAGCATGAGTTACCTGATCCTTCACTTAAAGAATACACACAAGTGATTATTAAAGAAGCCGATCGCTTGCAGTCATTGATGGATCGACTACTCGTGCCTCATCAAAAACCTAAATATGAGCCTACAAATATCCATGAAGTATTAGAGCGCGTTCGAAGTTTATTGTTAGCTGAATCGCCTGATGAAATAAAAATTCAACGTGATTACGATACGAGCCTGCCTGACATTATTGGCGATCGCGAAAAATTAATCCAAGCAGTACTTAATATTGCGCGTAATGCAGTCCAAGCGATGCATGAAAAACAACAACATGGTCTCATTATTTTTAAAACGCGTGCTGAACGGCAAATCATGCTTGCTAAGAAACGCTATCGCGTCGGTATTAAACTCGACATTATCGATAATGGGCCAGGCATACCGCCAGGTATTCGCGACAAAATATTCTATCCGCTCGTCTCCGGTCGTGAAGGTGGGTCTGGTCTCGGCTTATCATTAGCGCAAACTTATGTGAGTCAACATCAAGGGATGATTGAATGTAAGAGCGAACCCGGACAAACGATCTTCACGATTTTATTGCCGATCAAAGATCTAGATACAAAAGAAATTCCTGTTCATAACAACCAAGAATCACAAGGATCTTCACTATGA
- the ntrC gene encoding nitrogen regulation protein NR(I): protein MKAIWIIDDDKSIRWVFEKALARTDLNFKTFSSIKDALQAIKDEEPQVIVSDIRMSQGSGLELLQVIKEKYAHIPVIIMTAYSDLESAVAAFQGGAFEYLAKPFDVDQAIEIIHRAIDESLKQSTQEVSLENTTEMIGHAPSMQEVFRAIGRLSRSHATVLINGESGSGKELVASALHKHSPRADKPFIAINTAAIPKDLLESELFGHERGAFTGAQALRKGRFEQADGGTLFLDEIGDMPADLQTRLLRVLSDGQFYRVGGHSPIKVNVRVIAATHQDMEERVKAGLFREDLFHRLNVIRLHLPALRERAEDIPDLARHFLQQSAQQLGVETKILSEETLNYLSHLHWSGNVRQLENVCHWLTVMAPGQNIDIADLPPELKNNDMHKEISSDWKDTLKQEVQMALNKNQKDILTQLNQTFEKILIEEALNFTKGRRIEAAEILGLGRNTLTRKVKELKIEK, encoded by the coding sequence ATGAAAGCTATTTGGATTATTGATGATGATAAATCTATTCGCTGGGTATTTGAAAAAGCGCTTGCACGTACCGATTTAAATTTTAAAACTTTTAGCTCAATTAAAGATGCACTGCAGGCGATTAAAGATGAAGAGCCACAAGTGATTGTGAGTGACATTCGAATGTCACAAGGTTCAGGTTTGGAACTTCTTCAAGTGATTAAAGAAAAATATGCGCATATTCCTGTCATCATTATGACGGCTTATTCTGATTTAGAAAGCGCAGTCGCAGCTTTTCAAGGTGGTGCTTTTGAATACTTAGCTAAGCCTTTTGATGTGGATCAAGCGATTGAAATTATTCATCGTGCAATTGATGAATCTCTAAAACAAAGCACCCAAGAAGTTTCTCTTGAAAATACGACTGAGATGATTGGACATGCCCCCTCCATGCAAGAAGTTTTTCGTGCGATCGGGCGTCTTAGTCGCTCTCATGCGACTGTGCTGATTAACGGCGAGTCAGGCAGCGGCAAAGAACTTGTTGCTAGTGCTCTTCATAAACATTCACCTCGTGCTGATAAACCTTTTATTGCGATTAATACAGCAGCGATTCCAAAAGATTTATTAGAGTCAGAATTATTTGGTCATGAGCGCGGAGCTTTTACTGGGGCTCAGGCTTTGCGTAAAGGTCGTTTTGAACAAGCTGATGGTGGCACATTGTTTTTAGATGAAATTGGTGATATGCCAGCCGACCTTCAGACAAGGCTTTTGCGTGTTTTAAGTGATGGTCAATTTTATCGTGTAGGTGGGCATAGCCCGATCAAGGTCAATGTACGTGTGATTGCAGCTACCCATCAAGACATGGAAGAGCGCGTTAAAGCAGGCCTCTTTCGCGAAGATTTATTTCATCGACTTAATGTGATTCGTTTACATTTGCCAGCATTACGTGAGCGCGCAGAAGACATTCCAGATTTAGCTCGTCACTTTTTACAACAAAGCGCACAGCAATTAGGTGTAGAAACAAAAATTTTATCTGAAGAGACTTTAAATTATCTATCTCATCTTCATTGGAGCGGTAACGTTCGCCAACTTGAGAACGTCTGCCATTGGTTGACTGTCATGGCACCTGGACAAAATATTGACATTGCTGATTTGCCACCTGAACTCAAAAATAATGATATGCACAAAGAAATCTCTTCCGACTGGAAAGATACATTAAAGCAAGAAGTGCAAATGGCCTTAAATAAAAATCAGAAAGATATTTTGACTCAATTAAATCAAACTTTCGAAAAAATTCTTATTGAAGAAGCGCTTAACTTCACAAAAGGTAGACGTATTGAAGCTGCTGAAATTTTAGGTTTGGGAAGAAATACCTTAACCCGAAAAGTTAAAGAATTAAAAATAGAAAAATGA
- a CDS encoding CBS domain-containing protein, with protein MKTAAQMIADKKHKEVISIAPNRPVIDALIILAEYKIGALVVMDKDKMVGIFSERDYAREVVLKGKSSKVTTIEEVMTKNVLVGNGKDTFEKAMTVMTENHIRHLPIMDGHNVIGMLSLGDVAKEMIAYQRNLIKELEGYVKQ; from the coding sequence ATGAAAACAGCTGCTCAAATGATTGCAGACAAAAAACATAAAGAAGTAATTAGTATTGCCCCTAATCGTCCTGTGATTGATGCACTTATCATCTTAGCGGAATATAAAATTGGCGCGTTAGTGGTCATGGATAAAGATAAAATGGTAGGAATTTTTTCAGAGCGTGATTATGCTCGTGAAGTAGTTTTGAAAGGAAAGTCTTCCAAAGTCACGACCATTGAAGAGGTGATGACAAAAAATGTGCTTGTGGGCAATGGTAAAGATACTTTTGAAAAAGCAATGACCGTGATGACCGAAAATCATATTCGTCACTTACCCATTATGGATGGCCATAATGTCATTGGTATGCTCTCTTTGGGTGATGTCGCTAAAGAAATGATTGCCTATCAAAGAAACCTAATCAAGGAGCTTGAAGGTTACGTTAAGCAATAA
- a CDS encoding DMT family transporter → MPYKKNKNLMAFLALILLCLIWGYNWVVMKNALHFSGPYDFAALRTILGALCLFIVMLTLKKPFKIQEIPSLIVLGLLQTAGFTGLLVWALVEGGAGKTAVLTYTMPFWTMLLAWPLLGEKLKGWQWPAALFSLMGILFILDPLHLGSDIFSMVLAIVSGISWALAVILAKKLQARSPHLDLISLTAWQMLFGSIPIVVLAFMTHSTSIEWNSYFIGALIYNAVFGNAIAWLLWLYALRQLSAGIATMTTTVCPVIAVIASSIELHETIKPFEFLGMFFIGISLLMISYNRIKSHQEGLVQPWLKNKPMIKSGPRKG, encoded by the coding sequence ATGCCTTATAAAAAAAATAAAAACTTGATGGCTTTTTTAGCCCTCATACTTTTGTGCCTTATTTGGGGTTACAACTGGGTGGTGATGAAAAATGCCCTTCATTTTTCTGGTCCTTATGATTTTGCGGCCCTTCGCACTATCCTAGGAGCGCTCTGTTTATTCATAGTGATGCTCACTTTGAAAAAACCTTTCAAAATTCAAGAAATTCCAAGTTTAATTGTTTTAGGTCTTCTTCAAACTGCAGGCTTTACAGGGCTTTTAGTATGGGCTCTCGTTGAAGGGGGTGCGGGTAAAACAGCGGTGCTTACCTATACCATGCCTTTTTGGACCATGCTTTTAGCTTGGCCCCTTTTAGGCGAAAAATTAAAGGGATGGCAATGGCCCGCAGCCTTGTTTTCGCTGATGGGTATTTTATTTATTTTGGATCCGCTTCATTTAGGGAGCGATATTTTCAGTATGGTATTAGCTATTGTGTCTGGTATTTCATGGGCATTGGCCGTGATTTTAGCTAAAAAACTTCAAGCACGTTCGCCCCATCTTGATTTGATTTCTCTCACAGCATGGCAGATGCTTTTTGGTTCCATACCCATTGTCGTATTGGCTTTTATGACACATTCGACTTCGATTGAATGGAATAGTTATTTTATTGGAGCGCTTATTTATAACGCAGTCTTTGGGAACGCGATTGCATGGCTATTATGGCTTTATGCATTAAGACAGTTATCTGCAGGTATAGCTACGATGACGACCACAGTTTGCCCTGTGATTGCTGTGATTGCATCGTCGATTGAACTTCATGAAACAATTAAGCCTTTTGAATTTTTAGGTATGTTTTTTATTGGCATATCCTTATTAATGATCTCTTATAACCGCATTAAAAGTCACCAAGAAGGCTTGGTTCAGCCATGGCTTAAAAACAAACCCATGATAAAATCAGGGCCTAGAAAGGGATAG
- a CDS encoding YebC/PmpR family DNA-binding transcriptional regulator: MAGHSKWANIQHRKGRQDAKRGKVFTKIIKEITVSARLGGGEVNFNPRLRAAVALAKEENMPQDNITRAIKKGTGELEGVSYEEVRYEGYGIGGAAMIIDCLTDNKQRAVADVRHALTKHGGNLGTDGSVAFLFKHCGRIFFAPGSDENKVMEIALEAGAEDIISDEDGSIEVITPAQEFIQIKEALLNAGLKIELAEVAMRPTLENALSGDDGIKMQKILDTLDDLDDVQEVYTTAVIED, from the coding sequence ATGGCAGGACATTCCAAATGGGCAAATATTCAACACCGCAAAGGTCGGCAAGACGCTAAGCGCGGAAAAGTTTTCACAAAAATTATCAAAGAAATTACAGTGTCAGCAAGACTTGGTGGTGGTGAAGTAAATTTCAATCCACGCTTAAGAGCTGCTGTGGCTCTTGCTAAAGAAGAAAACATGCCACAAGACAACATCACGCGTGCGATTAAAAAAGGTACAGGTGAATTAGAGGGCGTGAGTTACGAAGAAGTGAGATATGAAGGTTATGGTATTGGTGGGGCTGCCATGATTATTGATTGTTTAACGGATAATAAACAAAGAGCTGTCGCTGATGTGAGGCATGCGCTCACGAAACATGGCGGTAATTTAGGTACCGATGGATCGGTCGCTTTTTTATTTAAACATTGTGGCCGTATCTTTTTTGCGCCAGGTAGTGATGAAAATAAAGTCATGGAAATAGCGCTTGAAGCGGGTGCTGAAGATATTATCAGTGATGAAGATGGGAGCATTGAAGTGATCACACCTGCTCAAGAATTTATTCAGATTAAAGAAGCACTTTTAAATGCAGGTTTAAAAATAGAACTCGCTGAAGTCGCTATGCGCCCTACATTAGAGAATGCTTTAAGTGGTGACGACGGTATCAAGATGCAAAAAATTTTAGATACACTCGATGATTTAGATGATGTGCAGGAAGTTTATACTACCGCAGTGATTGAAGATTAA
- the ruvC gene encoding crossover junction endodeoxyribonuclease RuvC yields the protein MTGFGVVEKNGDKIHYLGSGVIKTISAKVDARDSLPERIQIILEGLFEVIDQYKPKQVAIEKVFVNVNPQSTLLLGQARGAAISAAVFKKLPVYEYTALQVKKSVVGSGHAKKEQVQEMVKRFLKLPEVPQADSADALACAMCHAHAYHQLQNMDALSYRMKKGRLV from the coding sequence ATGACGGGATTTGGTGTGGTTGAAAAAAATGGTGACAAGATTCATTACCTTGGAAGTGGTGTGATTAAAACTATAAGCGCTAAAGTAGATGCGCGGGATAGTTTGCCAGAGCGTATTCAAATTATTTTAGAAGGGCTCTTCGAAGTGATTGATCAATATAAGCCGAAACAAGTAGCCATCGAAAAAGTGTTTGTGAATGTGAATCCACAATCCACGCTTTTATTGGGACAAGCAAGAGGGGCTGCCATCAGTGCGGCTGTCTTTAAAAAATTACCTGTCTACGAGTACACAGCCTTACAAGTTAAAAAATCAGTGGTGGGTTCAGGACATGCAAAAAAAGAACAGGTGCAAGAAATGGTCAAACGCTTTTTAAAGTTACCCGAAGTTCCCCAAGCTGATTCTGCAGACGCTTTAGCATGTGCGATGTGTCATGCGCATGCTTATCACCAATTACAAAATATGGATGCTTTAAGTTACCGGATGAAAAAAGGTAGGCTCGTATGA
- the ruvA gene encoding Holliday junction branch migration protein RuvA has product MIGRISGILLDKTPPHALIDCNGVGYECEVPMSTFYLLPQAGEKVTLLTHFVVREDAQLLFGFGTHQERLMFRQLLKVNGIGAKSALAILSGLSIEELIQAVSLQEAGLLTRVPGIGKKTAERLLLELKDKFTLDSALSMKSAGIASISQDVLNALIALGYNERESLNAVKSLDTNLTVNDGIKQALKYLSKG; this is encoded by the coding sequence ATGATAGGAAGAATTTCCGGCATTCTTTTAGATAAAACACCGCCTCACGCCTTAATTGATTGTAACGGTGTAGGTTATGAATGCGAAGTGCCCATGAGTACTTTTTATTTACTTCCTCAAGCAGGAGAAAAAGTAACATTACTCACACATTTTGTGGTGCGAGAAGATGCCCAACTCTTATTTGGTTTTGGTACGCACCAAGAACGTTTAATGTTTAGACAACTTTTAAAAGTGAATGGTATTGGAGCAAAATCAGCGCTCGCCATTTTAAGCGGGTTATCCATTGAAGAACTTATTCAAGCCGTATCACTTCAAGAAGCGGGTCTTTTAACGCGCGTACCTGGTATTGGTAAAAAAACAGCCGAACGATTATTGTTAGAACTCAAAGATAAATTTACGCTCGACTCAGCTTTAAGTATGAAAAGCGCTGGTATCGCATCGATAAGCCAAGATGTACTCAATGCATTGATTGCCTTAGGCTACAATGAACGTGAATCTTTAAATGCCGTTAAAAGTTTAGATACAAATCTCACTGTGAATGACGGTATTAAACAAGCTTTAAAATATTTATCTAAGGGCTAA
- the ruvB gene encoding Holliday junction branch migration DNA helicase RuvB, whose translation MIESDRFVASTLNEPVEESIERALRPKELQEYVGQEKVRSQLEIFIKAAKNRNEALDHVLLFGPPGLGKTTLAHIIAKEMGVNLRQTSGPVLEKAGDLAALLTNLEPNDVLFIDEIHRLSPVIEEILYPAMEDYRLDIMIGEGPSARSVRLDLPPFTLVGATTRAGMLTNPLRDRFGIVSRLEFYSEQELAKIVDRSSTLLEADIDPSGSLEIAKRSRGTPRIANRLLRRVRDFAQVKSNGKITANIADDALKMLDVDLLGLDVMDRKLLQAILEKFNGGPVGLDNLAAAIGEERETIEDVLEPYLIQQGYLMRTPRGRVVTQATYLHFGMKPPTQHLTDHLWQE comes from the coding sequence ATGATTGAATCGGATCGTTTTGTGGCAAGCACCTTAAATGAGCCCGTCGAGGAATCGATTGAGCGTGCGCTTCGCCCAAAAGAGCTTCAAGAATATGTGGGCCAAGAAAAAGTCAGAAGCCAATTAGAAATATTTATTAAAGCTGCTAAAAATAGAAATGAAGCCTTAGATCATGTACTTCTTTTTGGACCTCCCGGTTTAGGTAAAACGACTTTAGCGCACATTATTGCAAAAGAGATGGGGGTGAATCTCCGTCAAACGTCAGGCCCGGTTTTAGAAAAAGCAGGGGACCTTGCGGCACTTTTAACCAATCTAGAACCGAACGATGTGTTATTCATTGATGAAATTCATCGCTTATCACCTGTCATTGAAGAAATTTTATATCCCGCGATGGAAGATTATCGATTGGATATCATGATTGGTGAAGGCCCTTCGGCCCGATCCGTGCGACTTGATTTGCCTCCATTTACATTAGTGGGAGCGACCACGCGCGCAGGCATGTTGACCAATCCATTGCGTGATCGTTTTGGTATTGTGTCTCGATTAGAATTCTACAGTGAACAAGAGCTTGCCAAAATTGTTGATCGCTCATCGACGCTTTTAGAGGCTGATATTGATCCATCGGGTTCATTAGAGATTGCAAAACGTTCTCGAGGAACGCCTCGCATTGCAAATCGTTTATTAAGACGTGTAAGAGATTTTGCACAAGTCAAATCCAACGGAAAAATTACAGCGAACATTGCAGACGATGCGCTCAAAATGTTGGATGTTGATTTATTAGGCTTAGATGTCATGGATCGAAAATTACTTCAAGCTATCTTAGAGAAATTTAATGGGGGCCCTGTAGGCTTAGATAATTTAGCAGCAGCGATTGGTGAAGAGCGCGAAACCATTGAGGATGTATTAGAACCTTATCTCATTCAACAAGGCTATCTTATGCGGACGCCGAGAGGCCGTGTGGTCACACAAGCGACCTATCTTCATTTTGGTATGAAGCCACCCACCCAACACCTCACTGATCATTTATGGCAGGAATAA
- the ybgC gene encoding tol-pal system-associated acyl-CoA thioesterase: MAGIKTFSFPVRIYFEDTDSGGVVYHSNYLKFMERARTEWLRSVGIDQHQLKYHAHIMFVVHRIDIQYKLPARFNDDLEVKSELLNIGSSKIEFRQMIYRDEEMLIDANVDIACIDSEKFKPVRIPSAVKQTMESLCM, encoded by the coding sequence ATGGCAGGAATAAAAACTTTTTCTTTTCCTGTTCGCATTTATTTTGAAGACACCGATAGCGGTGGTGTGGTGTATCACTCCAATTATTTAAAATTTATGGAGCGCGCCAGAACAGAATGGTTGAGAAGTGTTGGTATTGATCAACATCAATTAAAATATCATGCGCATATTATGTTTGTGGTTCATCGTATCGATATCCAATACAAATTACCTGCACGCTTTAATGATGACTTGGAAGTTAAAAGCGAGCTCTTAAATATAGGCTCGAGCAAAATTGAATTTAGGCAAATGATTTATCGTGATGAAGAAATGTTAATTGATGCAAATGTTGATATTGCATGTATTGATAGTGAAAAATTTAAACCTGTACGCATCCCATCCGCCGTTAAACAAACTATGGAGTCTTTATGCATGTAG
- the tolQ gene encoding protein TolQ, protein MHVVNDLSFLSLITGATIPVQLVMIILLAASGFSWWYIFIKVSVLKNAELTVDEFENTFWTSGDLSKLHDSIRNGRIKNQGLAAIFEAGYKEFNRHKTSRADMSDVIEGVRRAMRATYNRELDFLDAHLPFLASVGSVSPYIGLFGTVWGIMNAFRGLANVAQATLTQVAPGIAEALIATAIGLFAAIPAVIAYNRFATSVDRLSVRYESFMEEFVNILQRKG, encoded by the coding sequence ATGCATGTAGTGAATGATTTATCTTTTTTAAGTTTAATTACAGGGGCCACGATCCCGGTTCAACTCGTGATGATTATCTTATTAGCTGCTTCTGGATTTTCTTGGTGGTATATCTTTATCAAAGTCTCTGTATTAAAAAATGCAGAACTCACAGTCGATGAATTTGAAAACACCTTCTGGACAAGCGGAGATCTGAGTAAATTACATGACAGTATTCGTAATGGCCGTATTAAAAATCAAGGCTTAGCAGCAATCTTTGAAGCAGGCTACAAAGAATTTAATCGTCATAAAACATCGCGTGCCGATATGAGCGATGTGATTGAAGGTGTGCGACGTGCGATGCGCGCGACTTATAATCGTGAACTTGATTTTTTAGATGCACACTTGCCCTTTCTTGCTTCTGTGGGATCTGTGAGTCCTTATATTGGTTTATTTGGAACCGTATGGGGGATCATGAATGCGTTCAGGGGTTTAGCGAATGTTGCACAAGCAACCCTAACACAAGTAGCCCCAGGTATTGCAGAGGCTTTAATTGCAACCGCGATTGGCTTATTCGCAGCCATTCCCGCAGTGATCGCCTATAACCGTTTTGCAACTTCTGTCGATCGTTTATCTGTGAGATACGAAAGCTTCATGGAAGAGTTCGTCAACATCTTACAAAGAAAAGGATAA
- a CDS encoding biopolymer transporter ExbD, which produces MRKRRLMNQINVVPYIDVTLVLLVIFMVTAPMTNPGIVELPEVGETLKQTGAPIVITVKLNNTIEIEGEIYTRDRLLSHVQSLIKTTPDRALVIAADKNVKYDEVISLMDLLKQNNVSKVGLLLKPQK; this is translated from the coding sequence ATGCGTAAACGTCGCTTAATGAATCAAATCAATGTCGTGCCTTATATTGATGTGACATTAGTTTTACTCGTCATTTTTATGGTGACAGCGCCTATGACAAATCCAGGAATAGTGGAGCTCCCTGAAGTTGGTGAAACTTTAAAACAAACCGGTGCACCTATTGTCATCACAGTCAAACTGAATAACACGATTGAGATTGAAGGGGAAATTTATACGCGCGATCGATTATTGAGTCATGTGCAGTCTTTAATTAAAACAACCCCTGATCGAGCGCTTGTGATTGCAGCTGATAAAAATGTGAAATATGACGAAGTCATCAGCCTTATGGATTTATTAAAGCAAAACAATGTCTCAAAGGTAGGCTTACTTTTAAAGCCACAAAAATAA
- a CDS encoding TonB C-terminal domain-containing protein, which translates to MIRPQEKIIAKRSAIYAVSVHIVLMLIMIVSFEWRVKLPQVAEVELWDAIPQPNAKAVEAPPVEKQVELEPPKPAPKPSKVEEIIKSLTSDKAEISLKQKKEEEERKKVEDQKKKDDLKKIQEELLKQDQLAKLQQELLQDKSKPSLNRHEDMKQSNVNPTEGGAKLGEIDKYKLLIQRKIQQNVNKQLCGTSSVELQFEISLMPTGELIGNPKMLKSSGMPVCDESVERAIFQSQPLPVPTDTDLFSKFKNLKLNFRPNEKI; encoded by the coding sequence GTGATTCGACCCCAAGAAAAAATCATAGCGAAGCGATCTGCGATTTATGCAGTGAGTGTGCATATTGTTTTAATGCTCATCATGATTGTCAGTTTTGAATGGAGAGTGAAGTTACCTCAAGTGGCTGAGGTCGAGTTATGGGATGCTATTCCACAGCCAAACGCTAAAGCAGTTGAAGCGCCTCCAGTTGAAAAGCAAGTTGAATTAGAGCCTCCTAAGCCGGCCCCTAAACCCTCTAAAGTAGAAGAAATCATTAAGTCACTTACAAGTGATAAGGCTGAGATTAGTTTGAAACAAAAAAAAGAAGAAGAGGAACGTAAAAAAGTAGAAGATCAAAAAAAGAAAGATGATTTGAAGAAAATTCAGGAAGAACTTTTAAAGCAAGATCAATTAGCCAAGCTTCAGCAGGAGTTATTACAAGACAAATCAAAGCCTTCATTAAATCGTCATGAAGATATGAAACAATCAAATGTTAATCCTACCGAAGGGGGCGCTAAATTAGGTGAAATAGATAAATATAAATTATTAATTCAACGAAAAATTCAGCAGAATGTGAATAAGCAATTGTGTGGCACAAGCTCTGTCGAGCTTCAATTCGAAATTAGCCTAATGCCAACAGGCGAATTGATTGGCAATCCTAAAATGTTAAAATCAAGCGGTATGCCTGTATGCGATGAATCGGTTGAGCGCGCTATTTTTCAATCACAACCTTTACCGGTACCCACAGATACCGATTTATTTTCGAAATTTAAAAATTTAAAACTTAACTTTAGACCCAATGAAAAAATATAA
- the tolB gene encoding Tol-Pal system beta propeller repeat protein TolB encodes MLKIFKAFISLCLFSLIAQHAWAIETIEISGGGTKQINIAVMPYKEVVTDKTNSRMHQIIAADLYRSGFFRPLDINGLINKPSVLSEINYPEMTAIEAQVMTLGQVEINNNRLKVNWFLVDVNKKTILTTMEFSGPAAQYRAIAHKISDIIYEKLTGIPGVFSTKISYISKNKGRYSLNVADADGFNIQSVVGSPQPLISARWSPDGTKFAYVSFEKKKPIIYIQSLVTGQRTVLANFKGNNSSPSWSPDGRRLAIVLTYNANSQIYLIDADGSNLKPLIQSAHIDTEPVWSPDGRWIYFTSDRGGRAQVYKVSSSGGEPQRVSFEGNQNLNPNVSPDGKMLSYVTQDEGRFRVALHDLQTGQITKITDGPFDEAPKFSPNGHVILYAHKINGSGELSTVSIDGVVRQSFNIHADDIREPAWGPFVK; translated from the coding sequence ATGTTAAAAATATTCAAAGCATTTATTTCTTTATGCCTATTTTCTCTCATAGCACAACATGCATGGGCGATTGAAACGATTGAGATTTCCGGAGGTGGTACGAAACAAATCAATATTGCAGTGATGCCATATAAGGAAGTAGTGACAGACAAAACGAATAGCCGTATGCATCAAATTATTGCAGCTGATCTTTATCGTTCTGGATTTTTTAGACCCTTAGATATTAATGGATTAATTAATAAACCATCTGTACTGAGTGAAATTAATTATCCTGAAATGACTGCGATTGAAGCGCAAGTAATGACGCTAGGCCAGGTTGAAATCAATAACAATCGTTTAAAAGTGAATTGGTTTTTAGTGGATGTGAATAAAAAAACTATTTTAACGACGATGGAATTTTCAGGGCCTGCTGCGCAATACCGTGCCATCGCGCATAAAATTTCTGACATCATTTATGAAAAATTAACAGGTATTCCAGGGGTCTTCAGTACTAAGATTTCTTATATCTCAAAGAATAAAGGCCGCTATTCTCTAAACGTGGCAGATGCGGACGGATTTAATATTCAATCGGTAGTGGGCTCCCCTCAACCTTTAATTTCCGCAAGATGGTCACCCGATGGCACTAAATTCGCTTACGTATCTTTCGAGAAGAAAAAGCCAATTATTTATATTCAATCTTTAGTGACAGGCCAAAGAACAGTATTAGCCAACTTTAAAGGGAATAATAGCTCCCCTTCATGGTCACCTGATGGGAGACGTTTGGCGATTGTTTTAACTTATAACGCAAACTCACAAATTTATTTAATCGATGCCGACGGCTCTAATTTAAAACCTCTTATCCAGAGTGCGCATATTGATACAGAGCCTGTATGGTCCCCTGATGGCAGGTGGATTTATTTCACATCGGATCGTGGGGGTCGAGCGCAAGTGTATAAGGTGTCATCAAGTGGCGGTGAGCCACAACGTGTATCCTTTGAAGGAAACCAAAATTTAAATCCTAATGTCTCACCCGATGGGAAAATGCTCTCTTATGTGACGCAAGATGAAGGTCGATTTAGAGTGGCCTTACATGATTTACAAACAGGACAAATTACGAAAATTACTGACGGCCCTTTTGATGAGGCACCTAAGTTTTCACCCAATGGGCATGTGATACTATATGCACATAAGATCAACGGATCAGGCGAACTTTCTACCGTATCGATTGATGGCGTCGTTCGCCAATCATTCAATATTCATGCCGATGATATTAGAGAGCCTGCTTGGGGACCTTTTGTAAAATAA